Proteins from a single region of Thunnus maccoyii chromosome 23, fThuMac1.1, whole genome shotgun sequence:
- the srr gene encoding L-threonine dehydratase catabolic TdcB, translating to MGEMSADGVTLDLLREARETVRSSPLGVINTPMIPWCQTTLPLNVDCNIHIKLENMQRTGSFKIRGVANQFARRPKGGHFVTMSAGNYGKSFAYASKHYGSKGKVVMPETAPVSRSILIQSFGVEVERVPTSCLMNVVNQCVQVDNMTFLHSYDDLDLIAGHASLGMELLEVMPEPDVVVVCCGGGGLLAGVAAAIKLSGCDKTRIYGVEPEGACTMYKSFIEKKPVGMDAKSIASGLAPPFAGTLPYELCQRYVEGIVLVNDEEIKAAVSTLYRSGLVVEPSGSAAFAAIVNNKIPELEGKNVVCILSGGNVGKDELANFPD from the exons ATGGGCGAGATGTCTGCAGACGGCGTCACCCTGGATCTGCTGAGAGAAGCCAGGGAGACGGTAAGGAGCAGCCCCCTGGGTGTCATCAACACTCCCATGATCCCCTGGTGTCAGACCACGCTGCCTCTAAACGTGGACTGCAACATCCACATCAAACTGGAGAACATGCAGAGGACCG GGTCTTTTAAGATCAGAGGAGTGGCCAATCAGTTTGCCAGGAGACCGAAGGGTGGTCATTTTGTAACCATGTCTGCCGGGAACTACGGGAAGTCTTTTGCGTACGCCTCAAAACACTACGGGTCAAAGGGCAAAGTGGTGATGCCTGAAACTGCTCCAGTGTCCAGATCCATCCTCATACAG AGTTTCGGGGTTGAGGTGGAGCGAGTTCCCACCTCCTGTCTGATGAACGTGGTGAATCAATGCGTTCAGGTGGACAACATGACTTTCCTGCACTCCTATGATGACCTGGATCTGATCGCAGGACATGCCAG tctAGGTATGGAGTTGCTGGAGGTGATGCCCGAGCCCGATGTGGTGGTAGTGTGCTGTGGTGGAGGGGGGCTGCTAGCAGGAGTAGCTGCTGCTATCAAACTGTCAGGCTGTGATAAAACCAGGATCTACGGTGTGGAACCAGAAGGAG CCTGCACCATGTACAAAAGCTTCATTGAGAAGAAGCCAGTGGGCATGGACGCCAAGAGCATCGCTTCAGGACTTGCACCACCTTTTGCAG GCACGCTGCCCTATGAGCTGTGCCAGCGTTACGTGGAGGGCATCGTCCTGGTGAACGATGAGGAGATCAAGGCGGCGGTGTCCACTCTCTACAGGTCTGGACTTGTGGTGGAGCCGTCGGGCTCCGCTGCCTTCGCTGCCATCGTTAATAACAAGATACCTGAGCTGGAGGGGAAGAATGTGGTGTGCATCCTCAGTGGAGGGAACGTCGGCAAAGACGAGCTCGCTAACTTCCCAGACTGA
- the trmu gene encoding mitochondrial tRNA-specific 2-thiouridylase 1, which produces MGFIRHVVCAMSGGVDSSVAALLLKRRGYSVTGVFMKNWDSLDESGLCTTEKDCEDAYRVCKTLDIPFHQVSYVKEYWHEVFSNLLKEYEKGRTPNPDILCNKHIKFNHFHKYAINTLGADAMATGHYARTSQEDAEVFQQTHTAPPTTLFRDRFEIRNPVRLHKGADLVKDQTFFLSQISQDALRQTMFPLAGLTKDFVKKIAAEAGFHHVLKKKESMGICFIGERNFENFILEYLESKPGNFVSIEDGTIMGKHKGWFTLTLGQRARIGGQKDAWFVVDKDITTGDVFVAPATNHSSLFRDTMRTDRFHWIADDPPPTLARTQMMECHFRFIHQMPLTPCTVTLNMDGSVWISLSQPVRALTPGQFAVLYKGDECLGSGKIIQLGPSEYTLQQGRERLLAAARLKEKQTPEPVS; this is translated from the exons ATGGGTTTTATAAGGCACGTCGTGTGCGCCATGTCTGGCGGCGTCGACAGCTCCGTGGCGGCGTTGTTACTGAAGAGAAGAG GTTACAGTGTGACAGGAGTGTTTATGAAGAACTGGGACTCTCTGGATGAAAGCGGACTTTGCACTACAGAGAAAGACTGTGAGGACGCCTACAGAGTATGCAAGACTCTGGACATCCCCTTCCACCAAGTGTCTTATGTCAAAGAGTACTGGCATGAAGTTTTCAG TAATCTGTTAAAGGAGTATGAGAAGGGCAGGACTCCAAACCCAGATATACTGTGCAACAAGCACATCAAATTCAACCATTTCCACAAATATGCCATCAACACTCTGG GCGCTGATGCTATGGCAACGGGCCACTACGCAAGGACATCCCAGGAAGATGCAGAGGTTtttcagcagacacacacagccccGCCCACCACGCTCTTCAGAGATCGTTTTGAGATCAGAAATC CGGTGAGGCTGCACAAGGGAGCAGATCTCGTCAAAGACCAAACTTTCTTCCTCAGCCAGATCTCACAAGACGCCTTGCGACAAACCATGTTCCCACTTGCTGGACTCACCAAAGATTTTGTGAAAAAGATTGCTGCTGAAGCCGGGTTCCACCATGTGCTGAAGAAGAAAGAG AGCATGGGTATCTGCTTCATTGGAGAGAGAAACTTTGAAAACTTTATTTTGGAG TATCTAGAATCTAAACCAGGGAACTTTGTCTCCATTGAGGACGGGACCATAATGGGAAAACACAAAG GCTGGTTCACTCTGACTCTGGGCCAGAGGGCGAGGATAGGAGGGCAGAAAGACGCCTGGTTTGTCGTGGACAAAGACATCACGACTGGAGATGTGTTTGTC GCTCCAGCTACCAATCACTCATCTCTGTTCCGTGACACGATGCGGACGGACCGCTTTCACTGGATAGCAGATGACCCGCCTCCCACACTAGCCAGGACCCAGATGATGGAGTGTCACTTCCGCTTCATCCACCAGATGCCGCTCA CTCCCTGCACTGTGACTCTGAACATGGACGGCTCTGTGTGGATCTCACTCTCCCAGCCAGTTAGAGCTCTGACGCCTGGACAG TTTGCTGTACTCTACAAAGGAGACGAGTGTCTGGGTAGCGGGAAGATCATCCAGCTGGGGCCCAGTGAATACACGCTCCAGCAGGGCCGAGAACGTTTGTTAGCAGCCGCGCGGCTCAAGGAGAAGCAGACCCCTGAACCAGTGAGCTGA
- the tprkb gene encoding EKC/KEOPS complex subunit TPRKB: MQLTRELELYPDHSVTQMLFKEVKNAAELRQKAVEGKINGALINPTMLLNPFQVLVAANKAVHLQKIGKMKTRSLFSEIIFNLSPTNNISEAFKKFGISDGDDSVLVVLVHNKDESQLLSDITAKVNGRQVPVEDVSSLSDLAKIKKLYKVTPQEEKCGTLLDAVVCRMATKDVM, translated from the exons ATGCAGTTAACACGGGAGCTAGAGCTTTACCCCGACCACAGCGTGACTCAAATGCTTTTCAAAGAGGTGAAAAATGCCGCCGAGTTGAGACAAAAAGCCGTGGAGGGTAAAATAAATGGTGCCTTGATCAACCCGACCATG ctgCTGAATCCTTTTCAAGTACTGGTAGCTGCCAATAAGGCTGTTCACTTACAGAAAATTGGAAAAATGAAGACAAGAAGTCTATTCTCTGAAATAATCTTCAACCTGTCACCTACTAATAAT ATCTCAGAGGCCTTCAAAAAGTTTGGGATCTCAGACGGTGATGACTCTGTCCTGGTGGTCCTGGTTCACAACAAAGATGAGTCGCAGCTTCTGTCAGACATCACAGCCAAGGTGAACGGACGGCAGGTTCCAGTGGAAGATGTTTCCTCGCTGTCGGACCTTGCAAAGATCAAAAAG TTGTATAAAGTCACTCCTCAGGAGGAGAAGTGTGGGACTCTGCTGGATGCAGTTGTATGCAGAATGGCCACTAAGGATGTCATGTAG